The proteins below are encoded in one region of Silene latifolia isolate original U9 population chromosome 2, ASM4854445v1, whole genome shotgun sequence:
- the LOC141643539 gene encoding casein kinase II subunit alpha-2 — translation MSKARVYTDVNVLRPKEYSDYESLTVQWGDQDDYEVVRKIGRGKYSEVFEGINVNSNDRCVIKILKPVKKKKIKREIKILQNLCGGPNIVKLYDIVRDQHSKTPSLIFEYVNSTDFKVLYPTLSDYDIRYYIYELLKALDYCHSQGIMHRDVKPHNVMIDHELRKLRLIDWGLAEFYHPGKEYNVRVASRYFKGPELLVDLQDYDYSLDMWSLGCMFAGMIFRKEPFFYGHDNHDQLVKIAKVLGTDELNTYLNKYHLELLPELDALVGRHSRKPWSRFINADNQHLVSPEALDFLDKLLRYDHQDRLTAKEAMAHPYFSQVRAAESSRMRTQ, via the exons ATGTCAAAAGCTAGGGTTTATACCGATGTCAATGTTCTTCGCCCAAAAGAGTATTCCGATTACGAATCTCTCACCGTTCAATGGGG TGATCAAGATGATTATGAAGTTGtgcgaaagattggaaggggtaaatACAGTGAGGTTTTTGAAGGAATAAACGTTAACAGCAATGACCGATGTGTTATCAAAATCCTCAAGCCTGTCAAGAAGAAGAAG atcaaaagagaaataaaaattcTTCAGAACCTGTGTGGGGGACCAAATATAGTGAAGTTGTATGATATCGTCAGAGATCAGCATTCTAAGACCCCAAGCTTGATTTTTGAGTACGTCAACAGTACAGATTTCAAAGTGTTGTACCCAACATTATCGGATTATGACATACGCTACTACATATATGAGCTCCTGAAG GCTTTAGATTACTGTCATTCACAAGGAATAATGCATCGAGATGTTAAGCCTCACAATGTCATGATAGACCATGAGTTGAGGAAACTACGGTTAATAGACTGGGGTCTTGCTGAGTTCTATCATCCAGGCAAGGAGTATAATGTTCGTGTGGCTTCAAG ATACTTTAAAGGACCTGAACTTCTTGTGGACTTACAAGACTATGACTACTCTTTGGACATGTGGAGTCTTGGTTGCATGTTTGCTGGAATG ATTTTTCGAAAGGAACCGTTCTTTTATGGACATGACAACCATGATCAACTTGTTAAAATTGCGAAG GTTCTTGGCACAGATGAATTGAACACTTATCTGAATAAATATCATCTAGAGCTTCTCCCTGAACTTGATGCTCTTGTTGGGAG GCACAGTAGAAAACCGTGGTCAAGATTTATTAATGCAGATAATCAGCATTTAGTTTCCCCAGAG GCTCTCGATTTTCTTGATAAACTCCTTCGTTATGACCATCAGGATAGGCTAACAGCAAAAGAAGCAATG GCACATCCATATTTCTCTCAAGTTAGAGCTGCTGAGAGTAGCAGAATGCGGACACAATAG